The following coding sequences are from one Sardina pilchardus chromosome 16, fSarPil1.1, whole genome shotgun sequence window:
- the zbtb26 gene encoding zinc finger and BTB domain-containing protein 26, with the protein MAEKQVILQFRFANFGESMLQKMDALRSQRRFCDVLVRINDLEVPGHKVVFAAGSPFLRDQFFLQDSAEIQISTLQDAEVGQKLLLSCYSGVLEFPELELVNYLTVASFLQMGHIVEQCTQALNKFIKPHQVKDEQTTQTHSSKVVQFLPTVEAEQNEMENQVVDEGEEDEDDDDDIIIEHVMPSVASRSKQSKNSEECDNSPLAIIKVESVRDKMADSMHDRMSRSPALNSPEPQHSLINSTVENRVGDSETTLMHVSDYPTSPVPAESSRVWGGLRTNDKGIQWYHQCPKCSRVFRQLENYANHLKMHKLFMCLLCGKTFTQKGNLHRHMRVHAGIKPFQCKICGKNFTQKCSLLDHLNLHSGDKPHRCNYCEMVFAHKPVLRKHLKQVHGKNSFDNANEGCMQELEFTGLQESSSELRTDQLVSDTRQYAVNLQH; encoded by the coding sequence ATGGCTGAGAAGCAGGTGATCCTCCAATTCCGCTTTGCCAACTTTGGAGAGTCTATGTTACAGAAAATGGACGCTCTGCGCAGCCAAAGGCGCTTCTGCGACGTACTTGTGCGCATTAACGATCTGGAGGTGCCCGGCCACAAAGTGGTGTTTGCGGCGGGATCTCCTTTTCTCCGGGACCAGTTCTTCCTCCAGGACTCCGCAGAAATTCAGATCAGCACTTTGCAGGACGCAGAGGTTGGACAAAAGCTTCTGCTGTCTTGCTACTCGGGAGTACTTGAGTTTCCAGAACTGGAGCTTGTCAACTACCTCACAGTCGCAAGTTTTCTCCAGATGGGACACATTGTTGAGCAGTGCACGCAGGCGCTTAACAAATTCATTAAACCGCACCAAGTGAAGGACGAGCAAACCACTCAAACGCATTCCAGTAAAGTTGTACAGTTTCTGCCCACTGTAGAGGCAGAGCAAAATGAGATGGAGAATCAAGTGGtagatgaaggagaggaagacgaAGACGACGATGACGACATCATTATAGAGCATGTGATGCCTTCAGTAGCCTCGAGGTCAAAACAAAGCAAGAATTCTGAAGAATGTGACAATAGCCCCCTTGCCATAATAAAAGTGGAGTCGGTTAGAGACAAAATGGCAGACAGCATGCACGATCGAATGTCGCGATCACCCGCTCTTAATTCCCCTGAACCACAGCACTCGCTAATTAACTCCACTGTAGAAAACCGGGTGGGTGATTCAGAGACTACACTAATGCACGTGTCGGATTACCCTACGAGTCCCGTCCCGGCGGAATCGTCCCGCGTCTGGGGGGGTCTACGTACCAACGACAAGGGCATACAGTGGTACCACCAGTGCCCAAAGTGTTCGCGTGTCTTCCGGCAGCTCGAGAACTACGCCAACCACCTCAAAATGCACAAGCTGTTCATGTGCCTGCTTTGTGGCAAGACATTCACTCAGAAGGGCAACCTTCACCGGCACATGCGCGTGCACGCGGGGATCAAACCATTCCAGTGTAAGATATGCGGCAAGAACTTCACCCAGAAGTGCTCACTGCTCGACCACCTCAACCTGCACAGCGGAGACAAGCCCCACCGCTGCAATTACTGCGAGATGGTGTTTGCACACAAGCCAGTTCTCAGAAAGCATCTCAAGCAGGTCCATGGCAAGAACAGCTTTGACAACGCCAACGAGGGCTGCATGCAGGAGCTCGAATTCACTGGGCTCCAGGAGTCCAGCAGTGAACTCAGAACTGACCAGCTGGTGTCAGATACAAGACAATACGCAGTCAATCTGCAACACTGA